AGAACAACCTCCTGCTCCTAAAGTTTGCGACCACGCTTCTTGTTCAACATCTCAACAAATGCCTCAATCCTTGTCCTGAATGGCCCCTTCTCTGAAACATCATAGTCCGTCTCTATCTTCAACATGGAAAGGTCCGCCTTCT
The Thermodesulfobacteriota bacterium genome window above contains:
- a CDS encoding 2-hydroxyacyl-CoA dehydratase family protein, producing MLKIETDYDVSEKGPFRTRIEAFVEMLNKKRGRKL